In Muribaculum gordoncarteri, the genomic window TACTGCCCGACGACACGGTGCGAGTAGACATCCGCGAACTTCCCGACGGAAGCCGCGAACTCACCGTAACATCACCCGAACAGTAGCATCATGTCGCTCGTAACAGGCACATTGGTGCTGATAGGCATATTCACGCTGTGTGGACTATTTTCAATCCTGGCCGGAATGGCCGGCTGGGATTGGTTTTTCACCAGCGTCAACTCACGAATGCTCACCGGACGCATGTCGCGTAAATGGGCCAGGATATTCTACATCGTACTTGGCTTGGCGATATTGACTATGGCGACATATCTCTACATGACACTACCTGCAAAATGAAACACAACATCCTGCATCTCGATTCAGTGACATCGACCAATTCATGGCTCGCTGTCGAAGGGCGTGACATTCCTCATGCCACAGTAGTGACTACACGTGAGCAGACGGCGGGACGAGGGCAACGAGGCAACAGCTGGGAGTCGCAACCCGGAGCCAACCTTACATTCTCCATGCTGCTGCGACCTGAATCGATTGCGGCCCACAGCCAGTTCACCATATCGGAAGCAGTAGCGCTCGGCATCGCCGACGCGTTACGCCATTACCTCCCTGCCGACCGCGTGAAGATAAAGTGGTCCAACGACATATATGTCGACAACCGCAAGATATGCGGGATATTAATTGAAAACAGCATAACCGGCGACCGCATAGGGCGAAGCATCGCCGGAATAGGCATCAACGTAAATCAGGAGGAGTTTCACAGTGACGCTCCCAATCCAGTGTCGATGCGCAACATCACCGGCATCGAATATAATCTCGACGAGGTGCTCAACCTTGTAATCGACTCAATTCTCTCACGACTTGACGAGGGAATCGCCGATCCGGCATCGCTACACCGGGCCTATATCGAGTCGCTGTGGGGCAAAGAGGGCCGCACCTATCGCGACACCGCCACCGGCGAGATATTCTCGGCCATAATTGAAGATGTAGCCCCCATAGGTCACATCCACCTCCGCGACACCTCCGGCCGCCTCCGCATCCAAGCCTTCAAAGAAATCGCCGTCATCCTCTGATCACAGCGGAGGATGGACTGTGTATTTGTGGGAGCATCTTATTTCGCATTCTCGCTAATTATTAGTAATTTTGCTGCCTAAATCATAGAGTGAAGTGAGTGTTATCGACATAACAATACTAATAGTAGCGGGAGCTGCATTGGTTTACGGTCTTATCAAAGGCATTATCAACCAGTTGGCATCCCTGGGCGGGTTCGTTTTGGGACTTATCGCCTGCCGCATATTCGGCGACAACATGGCCGAGATAATGACCGGGATTCTCCCCGGGACATTCCACTCCCAGCAAGCCGCCTCCATTGTGGGAAATATCGTGCTTTTCCTCCTTGTCTACTTTACCGTGGCGCTTATAGCCTCGATGGCCCACAAGCTCACCCACGCAATAATGATAGGTTGGCTCGACCACCTGCTCGGAGGCATATTCTCGGTGTTCAAGTGGCTGCTCATAATGAGCATAGTGCTGAACCTGTGGCACATCATAACTCCCGACAGCCCGATATTCCACTCGTCCACGCTGATGGACGGAGAACTGTTTCCGGCACTGATGAATTTTGCGCCTAAGATGCTCAGCGCACTCGCCGGACAGGTATCGGCCACCATTGACAATGTAAGTTAACGCGGCAACAATCCATCTATGTGATTGTTAAATCTCTATATCCCCTTTTGCAACAAAATGACTAAAGATAACCAAAACAATACTGCTGCCGGCCACGATGACATAATAGGCGATGTCACCAACGGCGAATACAAGTACGGATTTGTAAGCGACATCGACACCGATGTGATTCCTCGCGGACTCAACGAGGATGTAATCCGTCTTATATCGAAAAAGAAAGGCGAACCCGAGTGGTTGCTTGAATTCCGACTGAAGGCCTACCGTCACTGGCTGACGCTGAAGATGCCTACATGGGCTCATCTCGACATTCCTGAAATCGACTATCAGGCCATAAGCTATTACGCCGCGCCCAAAAAGAAAGAGGGGCCCAAGAGCCTTGATGAAGTGGATCCCGAGCTGCTTGAAACGTTCAACAAGCTCGGCATACCCCTTGAGGAACAGAAGGCATTGTCGGGAATGGCCGTAGACGCGGTTATGGACTCGGTGTCGGTTAAGACCACCCACCGTGAGAAGCTCGCCGAGATGGGAGTGATATTCTGCTCATTCTCGGAAGCTGTGAAGGACTATCCCGACCTTGTGAAACGCTACCTCGGCACAGTGGTAAGCTACCGCGACAACTTCTTTGCCGCACTTAATTCGGCGGTATTCTCCGACGGCTCATTCGTCTACATTCCCAAAGGTGTACGCTGCCCCATGGAACTATCGACCTATTTCCGCATCAACGCTTCGGGCACCGGACAATTTGAGCGCACATTGATTGTGGCCGACGACGATGCCTACGTAAGCTATCTTGAAGGATGCACCGCGCCGATGCGTGACGAGAATCAGCTTCACGCCGCAATCGTGGAGATAATAGTCGAAGACCGCGCCGAGGTTAAATACTCGACCGTACAGAACTGGTATGCCGGCGACAAGCAGGGCAACGGAGGTGTCTACAACTTCGTAACCAAGCGCGGACTATGCCGCGGCGACTACTCCAAGCTGTCGTGGACACAGGTTGAAACCGGTTCGGCCATAACATGGAAATATCCCGGATGCGTGCTCGCAGGCGAAGGTTCGGTGGGCGAGTTCTACTCGGTTGCCGTGACCAACAACTATCAGCAGGCCGACACAGGCACAAAGATGATTCACCTCGGACGCAACACCCGCTCGACAATCGTCAGCAAGGGTATATCGGCCGGCCACAGCCAGAACTCCTACCGCGGACTGGTAAAGGTGGCACCCAAAGCCGACGGATGCCGCAACTACACGCAGTGCGACAGCCTTCTGCTCAGCTCACACTGCGGAGCCCACACATTCCCCTACATCGATGTGCTCAACGACACCGCCGTAGTGGAGCATGAGGCTACGACATCAAAAATCAGCGAAGACCAGATATTCTACTGCAACCAGCGAGGCATCCCCACCGAGGAGGCAATAGGACTTATCGTCAACGGATATGCCAAGGAGGTTATGAACAAGCTCCCGATGGAATTTGCCGTCGAGGCTCAGAAACTTCTCCAAATTACTCTCGAAGGCTCGGTAGGCTAACATTAACAATAACGCTAAAAACACATCCACCTATGGACAACAAAATATTACTCGACATCCACGACTTGCACGCCTCGATCGACGGCAAGGAAATCCTCAAAGGAATAAATCTCACCGTGCGTGAGGGCGAAGTTCACGCGATAATGGGTCCCAACGGCTCAGGAAAGTCAACACTTTCGATGGTTCTCGCCGGAGCACCCGGATACTCGGTAACCGAAGGCACCGTCGACTTCCACGGCAAGGAACTTCTCGAGCTGTCGCCCGAGGACCGCAGCCACGAAGGGCTCTTCCTGTCGTTCCAATACCCGGTGGAGATTCCGGGAGTGTCGATGGTCAACTTCATGCGTGCGGCCGTAAACGAGAAGCGCAAATACTTCAACGAGGCCCCGCTGTCGGCAAGCGACTTCCTGAAGCTCATGCGCCAGAAACGCGCAATCGTGGAGCTCGACAACAAGCTTGCGTCACGCTCGGTCAACGAAGGATTCTCGGGAGGCGAAAAGAAGCGTAACGAGATATTCCAGATGGCCGTGCTCGAGCCGCGCCTGTCGATTCTCGACGAAACCGACTCGGGTCTTGACATCGACGCACTGCGCATCGTGGCCGGCGGCGTCAACAAGCTGAAGACCGACCGTAACGCAACCATCGTCATCACCCACTACCAGCGACTGCTCGACTACATAAAGCCCGACTTCGTACACGTGCTCTACAAGGGCCGCATCGTGCGCACCGGAGGTCCCGAACTTGCGCTCGAGCTTGAAGAGAAGGGCTACGACTGGATTAAGCAAGGCGAAAACATTCAAGATTAAACCATGGGCAGCATTAAACAATACACCGATATTTTCAGGCAGAACCGCGAAGCGATCGACCGCAACTCGGCCGAGGTGCTGAACAGTCGCCGACAAGCCGCGCTTGAGGCTCTCGACGACCGCGAACTGCCCGACCGTCGCGATGAGGGCTTTGAGAAGACCTCCATCGACGAGATGTTTGCCCCCGACTTCGGGCTCAACATCAACCGTGTCAACATCCCCGTCGATGTAGCATCGTCGTTCCGCTGCGATGTCCCCAACATGAGCACCGCGATAGCCTTTGTGCTGAATGACTCGTTTCACCCGTCATCGGCCCTCGCGTCGAAGCTGCCCGAAGGGGTGATATTCGACTCACTGCGCAAAGCCGCCGTCGAGCATCCCGAGCTTGTGGCAAGCCACTACGGCACACTCGCTCCGCTCGACCGCCCCGGAGTTGCGCTCAACACCCTGCTCGTGCAGGACGGCGTGTTCATCTACGTGCCTCGCGGCGTGAAGCTTTCCAAGCCGCTCCAGCTCGTAAACATATTCAGCTCCCCCGCATCGCTCATGGCCGTGCGCCGCGTGTTAATCGTCATGGACGACGACAGCGAGGCTCAGCTGCTCGTGTGTGACCACACCCAGGATTGCGACAACAATTACCTCTCGTCGCAGATAATCGAGGTGGTGATGGGACGCGGAGCGCGATTCGACCTCTACGACATGGAGGAGTCGTCGGCCAGAACCGCACGTTACTCACAGCTCTTCGCCCGTCAGGAAGCCGGATCGTCGCTGCTCGTCAACGGCATAACGCTCACAGGCGGCATGACGCGCAACGACTACAACATCGATGTCATGGGCGAACACAGCGAAACCCTGCTCGCCGGAATGGCCATAGGCACCGGGCACCAGCACACCGACAACAATTCAAGCGTCAACCACTTGGCCGAACGCTGTCACAGCCGTCAGCTGTTCAAGTATGTCCTCGACGAAGAGTCGACCGGAGCTTTCGAGGGCGGGATAACGGTAAATCCCTCAGCACGATTCATCGAGGCCTATCAGAGCAACAAGAACCTGCTGGCTTCGACCTCGGCGCGCATGCACACCAAGCCGCAGCTGCTCATCTACTGCGACGACGTGAAGTGCAGCCACGGCGCGACCACCGGACAGCTCGACGCCGAAGCACTGTTCTACATGCGCTCGCGCGGCATCTCGGAAAAGGAGGCCCGCACCATGCTCATGCAGGCGTTCATGGCCGATGTCATCGACACCGTGCGCATGGACGGACTTCGCGACCGCCTGCGTCACCTCGTCGACAAGCGTTTCCACGGACAACGGTCGTTCTGCGGCAGTTGCGCAGCGTCATGTCACGAATCCAACAATGCAAAACCCTCAGCTCATGAACCAGCTTGATGTAGCCGCTCTGCGCCGTGACTTCCCGGTGCTCGACCGCACCATCTACGGCAAGCCGCTGATATATCTCGACAACACCGCCACATCGCAGACTCCCTCGTGTGTGGTCGACACCATACGCGACATCTATTTCCACACCAAGGCCAATGTGCACCGAGGCGTGCACACAATGTCGCAGGAGATGACCGCCATGCAGGAGGCCACTCGCGAGCGTGTGCGCCAGATGCTCAACGCCGAGTCGACATCGGAGATCATCTTCACGCGAGGCACCACCGAGGCCATCAACCTTGTGGCCTCGTCGATGGGCGATTCGTTTGTCGACGGCGACGAGGTGATTGTCACCGTCATGGAACATCACGCCAACATAGTGCCCTGGCAATTGCTGTCGCGCAACAAGCGCGTGACGCTGCGCGTTGTGCCCATGGACGAGCGCGGCGTGCTCGACCTCGAAGCCTACCGCTCGCTCTTCAACAGCCACACCCGCATGGTGGCCGTAACCCACGTGAGCAACGTGCTCGGCACCGTCAATCCAGTGAAGGAGATGATTGCCGAAGCCCATCGCCACGACGTGCCGGTGCTCGTAGACGGAGCGCAGGCCGTAGCCCACATGGCTGTAGATGTGCGTGACCTTGACTGCGACTTCTATGTCTTCTCGTCCCACAAGATGTACGGCCCCACAGGCGTGGGTGTGCTTTACGGCAAGCGCAGTCTGCTTGAGATGATGCCTCCCTATCAGGGCGGGGGCGAGATGATAGCCAACGTGACATTCGAGCACAC contains:
- a CDS encoding immunity 17 family protein, whose product is MSLVTGTLVLIGIFTLCGLFSILAGMAGWDWFFTSVNSRMLTGRMSRKWARIFYIVLGLAILTMATYLYMTLPAK
- a CDS encoding biotin--[acetyl-CoA-carboxylase] ligase; this encodes MKHNILHLDSVTSTNSWLAVEGRDIPHATVVTTREQTAGRGQRGNSWESQPGANLTFSMLLRPESIAAHSQFTISEAVALGIADALRHYLPADRVKIKWSNDIYVDNRKICGILIENSITGDRIGRSIAGIGINVNQEEFHSDAPNPVSMRNITGIEYNLDEVLNLVIDSILSRLDEGIADPASLHRAYIESLWGKEGRTYRDTATGEIFSAIIEDVAPIGHIHLRDTSGRLRIQAFKEIAVIL
- a CDS encoding CvpA family protein; amino-acid sequence: MSVIDITILIVAGAALVYGLIKGIINQLASLGGFVLGLIACRIFGDNMAEIMTGILPGTFHSQQAASIVGNIVLFLLVYFTVALIASMAHKLTHAIMIGWLDHLLGGIFSVFKWLLIMSIVLNLWHIITPDSPIFHSSTLMDGELFPALMNFAPKMLSALAGQVSATIDNVS
- the sufB gene encoding Fe-S cluster assembly protein SufB, whose translation is MTKDNQNNTAAGHDDIIGDVTNGEYKYGFVSDIDTDVIPRGLNEDVIRLISKKKGEPEWLLEFRLKAYRHWLTLKMPTWAHLDIPEIDYQAISYYAAPKKKEGPKSLDEVDPELLETFNKLGIPLEEQKALSGMAVDAVMDSVSVKTTHREKLAEMGVIFCSFSEAVKDYPDLVKRYLGTVVSYRDNFFAALNSAVFSDGSFVYIPKGVRCPMELSTYFRINASGTGQFERTLIVADDDAYVSYLEGCTAPMRDENQLHAAIVEIIVEDRAEVKYSTVQNWYAGDKQGNGGVYNFVTKRGLCRGDYSKLSWTQVETGSAITWKYPGCVLAGEGSVGEFYSVAVTNNYQQADTGTKMIHLGRNTRSTIVSKGISAGHSQNSYRGLVKVAPKADGCRNYTQCDSLLLSSHCGAHTFPYIDVLNDTAVVEHEATTSKISEDQIFYCNQRGIPTEEAIGLIVNGYAKEVMNKLPMEFAVEAQKLLQITLEGSVG
- the sufC gene encoding Fe-S cluster assembly ATPase SufC, producing MDNKILLDIHDLHASIDGKEILKGINLTVREGEVHAIMGPNGSGKSTLSMVLAGAPGYSVTEGTVDFHGKELLELSPEDRSHEGLFLSFQYPVEIPGVSMVNFMRAAVNEKRKYFNEAPLSASDFLKLMRQKRAIVELDNKLASRSVNEGFSGGEKKRNEIFQMAVLEPRLSILDETDSGLDIDALRIVAGGVNKLKTDRNATIVITHYQRLLDYIKPDFVHVLYKGRIVRTGGPELALELEEKGYDWIKQGENIQD
- the sufD gene encoding Fe-S cluster assembly protein SufD, translated to MGSIKQYTDIFRQNREAIDRNSAEVLNSRRQAALEALDDRELPDRRDEGFEKTSIDEMFAPDFGLNINRVNIPVDVASSFRCDVPNMSTAIAFVLNDSFHPSSALASKLPEGVIFDSLRKAAVEHPELVASHYGTLAPLDRPGVALNTLLVQDGVFIYVPRGVKLSKPLQLVNIFSSPASLMAVRRVLIVMDDDSEAQLLVCDHTQDCDNNYLSSQIIEVVMGRGARFDLYDMEESSARTARYSQLFARQEAGSSLLVNGITLTGGMTRNDYNIDVMGEHSETLLAGMAIGTGHQHTDNNSSVNHLAERCHSRQLFKYVLDEESTGAFEGGITVNPSARFIEAYQSNKNLLASTSARMHTKPQLLIYCDDVKCSHGATTGQLDAEALFYMRSRGISEKEARTMLMQAFMADVIDTVRMDGLRDRLRHLVDKRFHGQRSFCGSCAASCHESNNAKPSAHEPA
- a CDS encoding aminotransferase class V-fold PLP-dependent enzyme; translated protein: MQNPQLMNQLDVAALRRDFPVLDRTIYGKPLIYLDNTATSQTPSCVVDTIRDIYFHTKANVHRGVHTMSQEMTAMQEATRERVRQMLNAESTSEIIFTRGTTEAINLVASSMGDSFVDGDEVIVTVMEHHANIVPWQLLSRNKRVTLRVVPMDERGVLDLEAYRSLFNSHTRMVAVTHVSNVLGTVNPVKEMIAEAHRHDVPVLVDGAQAVAHMAVDVRDLDCDFYVFSSHKMYGPTGVGVLYGKRSLLEMMPPYQGGGEMIANVTFEHTTFAELPFKFEAGTPDFVGIAALHTAIDYMQGIGIDAIAAHEHDLLQYTTERMADIPGMRIFGTAPGKSAVISFLIGDAHHYDTGLLLDKLGIAVRTGHHCAQPLMHALGIEGTVRASFALYNTREEADTFIAALKRVAAMLQ